One Purpureocillium takamizusanense chromosome 1, complete sequence genomic window carries:
- a CDS encoding uncharacterized protein (EggNog:ENOG503NUXG~COG:C), translating to MPRLLHVKKIDGKPGEVYYPLQLKDVPKPQPGPGEVLVRLTAAALNHRDLFIRHHQYPAISFSAPMLADGCGVVEQLGPGVDASRFPRRNAGSAASVVLTPMRGWAADLAGPEPGSIFSVTGSSRLTDVGTAQDYIVVPADELEPAPPHLSPVQAAALPLVGLTAWRALVTKAGCSPGDPATPGKNVLVTGIGGGVALQALQFAVALGCNVYVTSGDRAKIDRARGLGARGGVVYRDDDWDKQLAGLLPRDRPYLDAVIDGAGGKVVAKTVRLLRTGGVISQYGMTVAPKMDWSMQAVLANVDLKGSTMGSRKEFGEMIKFVTEKKITPVISRTVKGLDNLDGIDSLFADMEAGRQFGKLVIEIDTGDVSSSKL from the exons ATGCCTCGGCTCCTCCACGTCAAAAAGATTGACGGCAAGCCCGGCGAGGTTTACTACCC GctgcagctcaaggacgtcCCCAAGCCGCAGCCCGGTCCcggcgaggtcctcgtccgcctcaccgccgctgccctcaACCACCGCGACCTCTTcatccgccaccaccagtaccccgccatctccttctcggcgcccatgctcgccgacgggtgcggcgtcgtcgagcagctcggccctggcgtcgacgcctcccgCTTCCCCCGCCGCAacgccggcagcgcagcctcCGTTGTCCTCACGCCCATGCGCGGCTGggccgccgacctggccgGCCCCGAGCCCGGCTCCATCTTCAGCGTcaccggcagcagccgcctcaCTGACGTCGGCACCGCGCAGGACTacatcgtcgtccccgccgacgagctcgagcccGCGCCCCCGCACCTCTCCcccgtccaggccgccgccttgcccctcgtcggcctgaccgcctggcgcgccctcgtcaccAAGGCCGGCTGCAGCCCGGGCGACCCCGCCACGCCCGGCAAGAACGTCCTCGTcacgggcatcggcggcggcgtggcgctgcaggccctgcagttcgccgtcgccctcggctgCAACGTCTACGTCACCTCCGGGGACCGCGCCAAGATCGACCGCGCGAGGgggctcggcgcccgcggcggcgtcgtctacagggacgacgactgggacaagcagctcgccggcctgctgcccCGCGACAGGCCGTACCtggacgccgtcatcgacggcgccggcggcaaggtcgtcgCCAAGACGGTCCGGCTGCTGCGCACGGGGGGCGTCATCTCGCAGTACGGCATGACAGTCGCGCCCAAGATGGACTGGTCGATGCAGGCCGTGCTGGCCAACGTGGACCTCAAGGGCTCCACCATGGGCTCACGGAAGGAGTTTGGCGAAATGATCAAGTTTgtgacggagaagaagattACGCCCGTCATAAGCAGGACGGTCAAGGGGCTGGACaacctcgacggcatcgacagTCTGTTTGCAGACATGGAGGCCGGGCGGCAGTTTGGCAAACTCGTGATTGAGATTGACACTGGGGATGTATCTTCGTCAAAGCTGTAA